ATAGAGCACCGGCATCGGGATGTGCTGCAAGGCAGTGGGGTGGGCCATCAGCAGGGCTGGTCCCTGGGGGTCCGTGCCTGCTCGGTGCCCTCTCATGTAAAATCCTGTCCACAGCCTGTGCCTCCTTTATTGCcaacagcccagcctggccttaatGTGCTGCTTGAGGTTCACATGAGCCCACGTCCTCCATGGTGCCTTTGGCTGGCATCTCATCCCCCAGGTGTGTCACTGCACCTCAGCTTGGTGCCATCTGCAAAGGTGCTCCATCCTGCTATGACTTTGATGAAGATATTTGATAGTATTTGTCCAGTAGGAGCACTTGGAAGACACCACTTGTTACTTGTTTCCATTTGGACATTGGGTTACGGTCTGTAAATCTCTGGACATGaccatccagccaattcctGATCCATCTAACAGTTCTTCCATCAAATCCAGTTGGGAGTGAGGATGCTGGGAGGGCCCCATATCAAAGGCTATATGAGACCAGCCTCAGAGGTGAGGAAAGAGGTGGAGGAAAAGAGACCTCCTGTCTGCCCACAGGTAATCCAGGGCCACTGGAGGGGTTTTTCCTAGcatggcagtggcagcaggtgaaagccagcagcaggcaggtgaTCCATGTAGCAGTATGGAGAGGTGGTGCTGGGGTGTGTTTGGGGAGCACAAGGAGGATGGGCAGGTGACATGGGGCCACAGTGCCTTGTGTGCCAACCCTCCAGTGGCGCTGGACACAAACCCTTGGTGCAGTCCATACCcacacagggcacagctccctgcctgccagactggcttcctgtgctgcttccaTGGCTCATGCTGGGGAACCTCCAGCCTTGCAGGGTATGGCCAACCCCTGCCTCGGAAAAGAGGCCACCCCAGCCAGGCTTCCTACCTTGAGCACGGGGGCCATGAAGACAGAGACTCCCATCAGGATGAAGACAGCCAGGCCTGtcagcctctgctccctgtgggtGGCAGCACAGGTGTCACAGGTGCCCGGGGTCCCTTGGGAGCCCACCCCCCTACCCGCCCTCCTGACCCCAGGGTCTGTGCTCTTTGCAGTTTTGATGGCCACAGGGAAAGGGATCAGCTCAGGCTTGTTGTTTACCTGATGCCCAGGAACTCGGGGTGCTCGCCGGGGGCTGAGGTTGCACTCTCCTTCCTCAGGCTCTCCATGTGTGCCAGGGAGATGACGGTGGCTGAGACGTACCAGGGGAGGCCGGTGACAGAGGTGACAACCATCAGGAGGGAGACACAGAGGAGGTCCAGGTGGAACCCTGCTCCtttctgcagtggaaaaggcagcagggctgaggacATCTTCCCACTTTCCTGGCCAGTTTGGGGTTCTGCTTTCCCCTGGCTGTTTCCCTGGGGCCCAGCCAGGACCTGGATTCTCCCCCATTGGCTGGTGCTGCCTTTTCCCTTGTCCCCCTGCTCACCTGCAGCTTGTACTCGCTGCGGTTAAGAATGACAGCTGTGATCTGCTGGTCCATGAAAATGAGGATGGTGACAAGGACAGCAGGCACCGCGGACAGCAGGCAGACCCACCATGGGTTGGCTCCAAAGGGGAAAATGATCCAGCCCCGTGCTGGGTTTGTGGGCTGTGGAGAGCAGAAGGGTCATGGCAGCTGCCACCCACTTGTGGGGTGTGCAGTGCAGTTGGGTGATGGTGCCCCaggtgcccaggctggagcccTACAGGTACCCAGGGACGCCCCACCTCAGGGGTGAAAGAGCATCCTCACTCatcctggggatgctgctgacCCACCAGCCCCCCACAAGGACAACCTGGCTGTGACAGAGCAGGGTGTTGTCCTTGGATGCCACAAGCCAGGAGCTGGCATGTGCCTGTGACAGCACGTGGAAGAGTTGGCATTGGGCAGCAATGGTGGTGAGCCCGAGGAGGTGGtggtggctgctctggggtgctgCCAGCCCCGCTCCACACCCAGGGTGAGTAGCCCAAGCCTGGAGCTGAGCTTATGGCCCTTGCTCCAGTGTGATCTGTACAGTCCAGATCTGAGCCAGGTTATTTACAGTGCATGGGATCAGCTGTGTTCAACCCTTTCTCATTTGCTGGGGTGCAGCCTGCACCCCTGTAGGGCTGGAGCCAGTGATGAGGaggacagtgacagcacagTGGGATGGCTACTGCAGTGGGCACAGACCCACACCCTGACAGTgctgtgcccaccctgctgGCACCTTCAGCTCGCTGGGGACAAGGAGCTTGGGGGTCTCCAGGCCCAGGACAGCATCGACAGCGCAGGAGGCGAGGATGGCCAGGATGACAGCGAAGTCGCTCACCAGCTTCCGCACCTGCAGATGGACATGGCTTggcccaggctggcaggggtgggggctgctccaggagcagccttGAGATGCAGCACCCAGAGCCATCCCCACACCAGTGGGACAGGTGGCCATGTCACAGGGGTGGCTGAAAGGTGCTCACCCCCACAGGGAAGTAGCGGCTGCTCCTGAAGCGCTTGAGTGCGATGCAGAAGAGGAAGGTGCCCCCgaagagcaggaaggagatGAGGGTGACATCGGGCACATACTGGCAGCTGGTCCCCAGGAGATGCCCACCTCGACCCAGGCACTGggtcctgctcagccctgctggggcggcaggaggctgcagggacaaGGTGGGTGGTGAGGAGAGGTCACACCTTGGGCTCACCCTAGGGCCtcacctgcctgcctgggagcaggggctgtaCCTGCCGGGTGCCCAGGGGTGAGGGCAGCGACGTGTCATTCCCTGCCGAGCTGTGACCTGCAAAGTGACGGGGAACAGACTGGTACTGGTTTCATCAGGATGACTGGGATGATGCTGCCATCAGGCTGGGTCCTCAAGCTCTTCCTGAGGGCTCAGGGTGCTGGATGGGCCCCATGTGACCTCTGAGGCCCTGGCGCTGGTTGATGCCCAGGGAGCACCAAGGGCTTGGCTAAAGCACTGGACACTGAGAGGCACCATTGATCCCAGGCTGGCCAGCACTGATGTTTTTGGCACATGGTGTAGGTCCCATTTCCAGGGTCAGTGTGGATCATGTAGTTTCCAGAGTCATATCTTCAAACCCCAGAAAACAGTGCCTGATTTACAGACTGGGCTAGAAATGGCAGAGCAAACCCATCCATGTGCCCCTTTCCAGCCTCTGACATCCCCCATCCTGGAGGCATAAGAGATGGGCCAAGGCTGTCCTAGCTCCCTGTACTGCCCTGCCTGGTTCCTGGGCAGTTCTGGGAGGCAGGAATAGATGGACAGACTGTATGGAGGGAAGAGCAGAACACTGCAATGTGGTCAGTCAGGTGAGGATGGGATTAAACAGCCTCCTCCTCCAGTGCCTTCGCCCATCCAGCCAGGAAACAGGTTCCCCGTGGCATCCTGgggcagcagcttcctgctCCCCACCCACCCACAGCTCCTTGGGCTCACCAGGGCTGGACAAGTTGCAGGTGCAGCTGTAGGAGGTGACGTTGTCCAGCCGGTACTGCCAGTTGATGGGGAAGGCATCTGCCAGGCTCAGCATCTTCTTCAGGGAGTCGTAGATGAATATCAGGCTGATGAGTGCACAGAAGCCTTCCTCGGTGAAGCGCGTGAAGTACCGCACCAGGTGACTGGCCTCGGTGGCCACCAGCACCACACCAAAAAAGGCCACCCAGAGCCCAATCCAGAGGCGGAACTCCAGGTAGTCCAGGCTGTGATCCCTGGGGGAAAGGGTGACTCAAAGCCTCTCCAGTGACACCTGCCTGGAGTGATGGTGGCCCATGTTCCAGTTGAGGGACAGTGGGCTGAGCATCCGTCCCTGGCACTGAACTCACTGGctgaaggagaagaggaggcgCTCAAAGACAAGCACGGGGCCAGTGCTGCTCAGGATGGTCAGAGGTTGGCCCGAAAAGAGGCAGAAGATGAAGCCAGCAAAGGCTGTGCCCAGGAAGCTCTCCAGCACGCCCTGAAATGCAGGGAAGAGGTGCCAGGTGCCAAGAACATGGCAGGGACGAGGGTTGTGGGCCTGtccccccagcagcacagaagaagACAGGGTCAGTGCTGGGGACCACCAGGGAAGGAGGCAGAATTCAGGCAATGCTCAGGATGTCCTGGGGATGCTGGTAGGAGTTGGGCACCCAGGGGccctctgggctgggctgagtAGGGTTGGGACCAGGCACCCCACGGCCACACTGACCTGCATGTTGGCGGTTGCGTCCCCCAGCATGCCCCCAAAGGTGATGGCATTGGTGACTGTCGCCAGGTAGATGTAGAGCACTGCTGAGAGGCACTGAGGGTGCAGGGCGTCGGAGAAGTCGCTGCCATACCACGGTGCCTTCCTCTGGATGTCTCGCAGCAGCCCCCCAAAAAGCCTGGGGTGAGGGAGGGTGGTCTCAGAGCAGACCCCACAGAGAGCTGCACCGCAAGGGATTCTCCCTTCCCCTGGATGCAGGAACTCAGAGGGGCTTGGACGTGGTGGCCCCATGAAAAACCAGTGACCTGCCCCAAATCCAGCACCCTGCTGCACTTCCCACTGCCCTTCCAGACACTGACCTGCCTgtcctctccagctcctccccagaGCGTGGAtgccctgggctggctctgtccccagctgctgtcATGTCCCCATTACCGTGTGGCTGCTGGTCCAGTGGGTCCACAGTGGTcctgtggcagagcagagcctgagaCAACAGGCTGCAGGTTGGGACCCTCAGGACCCAGCTGCATTTAGAGGACACTAGGACAGGAAAGGGAGAATGGAGAGAGGACAGGGGTGCAAACAGGGCTTGTGCATCCCCTGATaatggagaggagaaagatCAGGAAGAGGAGACACGGCAGATGATGATCTTCTAAGGTTTCTTCCAACTCAACCATGATTTCCTCTGGCAAGCTCTGGAGCCAACCCTTGCAGGACTGGTTTTagtggaggagctgggcagagcctaGGGTGTCCTGCTCAGAGGTTGAATTTCACATGTAAGTGCTGCATCCCAGTGTTCCCATCAGCTCCCTTTGGAGGGGACTTGCCATCCACAGCCAAGTGGGACAGCAGGACTAACAGCAGGAGGGACCAAAGCAGGGACCTATGGAGGGGCTTGGCTGGGAGGACACCCTGGCTCCTGGGCAGCTTCATCCCCATGGAGATGGAAGTTCCAGTGTCACAAACAGAGGTATCcctgcaggaccctgcagaggggctggcaggggttGGGGTGCCCTCCCTCCAGCCCACCTTCTGCGTGGAGATGGCAGATGGCTTGGTGGAGGAATTCGGGCACTAGGGTCCCATTTCCCAGGAGGAAGCACAACCAGCTCATCCAGGAACGCCTCTATCCCTGCCACGAGGTCCTCCCGGTGCTCAGCCTGCCGGGCTACTCTTTGGAAGAGCTGTGGAGAGATGCTGTGTTTTGGCCATCATGTCCCTGCATTCATCCACTTGGAACCTtcctcccagcctgcagccatcACCAGGAAACAAACACACCCACTTCAGGACAACAGGTGCCCTGCATCCTGCAAACCCACGcaagcttttggtttttttatccTGGGCAAGGGAGGCCACCAGCTTGCCCCATCCTCTgccctcctctgcagcctgcagaggagaggagtcctggtgtccccattccaggcccatcccatccctgggtgctgtgccaggctcaccTCGTCTGTCAGCAGTGTGGCCATGGCCCTGCCAACCTCGTGGTAGGCTTTCACTCTGGGGGGGCCCAGCAGGATGAAGAGGAACCTGTGGCAAGACAACACATCTCAAGAGCAGCCCTCTCCCCTCCAGGGGATGCCTCTCTGTGGGGGGACCATGGGGATGGGGGCTGGGCAGGCCTGGGGGGGCTTCTGCCACCCTAAAAGTGGGGTCGGGGGCAGAAGATGAGACACATGTCTGCTGCCACTGCATGGCAACCTCACAGAAACCATGGGACACCAGGACCCTGGCTGGATCACAAGGATCTGCAGAAATCCAGACTAGGTGGTGTGGGGGAACAGGTCTTTGggacagaggaagagaaatccTCAGCTGGAGGTGTCTGTGGCATcattttcctgggaatgttCCTCACAGGCAGGATGCTGGTGTGTTAGGGAAGGAGAGcttgccagcagcacaggcagcaggttTTACAGGACTCTGGGGACATGGGAGGAGACTGGaaagagagctcagagcccttgATAAAATATGGTAAAAATCCCACAACTGAGAAGATGGTGCAAAATCTCCAGAGGGGCAATCCACGCAAATGTTTAACTGAATCCTCCACACCTTTCCAAAGCTGGCAGGAATGGTTACAGTCCTGAAAGCCTGAGATTGTCAAGCAGTTCCAGTGACTGTACCCTGAGCAAACCCCCAGAGAGGGGGCAGGGAAACTCCTCTGGCCATGCAAGTGGGACTTGAGAGAAcccccaggtgctggaggcctCTGGAGCCTGCTCCAAAGGGACGAGAGGTGACAGCTGCCACACGGGATTGCTTTCAGCCAGGCATCTGCACCAAGGCGATGGGAAAACCTTAAGACCCTAGATATGGATCTGGATGAGAGACAGCCCTGAGGCAGTGGCTGCACCTGTGGGACAGCCTGGCATGGCCAGCAGAGGGGATGGCACCCTGGCCAAAGGGATGGTAGGGGCAAGGTCTGCATCCCAATTTGGGGGAGGAAAATGCAGAGCAAGGGGTTATCATGAAAGCCTCGAGACCCTGGGGCATTCGCGGGGACTCGCCACCCAACTCCTGcggaggagagagcagaggtGGGTGGatgtctgtcctgctgctcccagctcctggggacgGGTGCTCTGGGCAGAGTGACCAGGAGGTGGCAATGTCCCTCCTGATCCCCGCCTGCTTCCTCCGCGCGCTTCCTAAGGAAGTCCTCAGCTGAAGGCACACTGCCCGTTTCCCCTCACGGCTTTAGAGGATGCATTCCTCAGCCACGGGGAAACCATGGGgacctcctgccctgctcctctccccccaccccatctCACCACTCAGGAGAACAGTGGGAGAACGAGAGTCTCCTAAAAACCTGCATCCCGCCCCCGCTGCAGGCCCCACGCTCCCGGCAGTAGGTGGAGAGCATCCAGAACCAGCTAAGGACAGGGAATGCAGAGCCCAGTGGGAATGACCCAGGGGATGTCCCTTCCAGGCTGCCCAACAGATGCTCCACACTCGGCCCATTCTGCAGTGCCCCTAagaagctgggaaaagcaggaggggAAGCAGTGAAACAGGATTCTGGGACTGCAcgtggcactgggtgccattCCCTTTGCTTTGGATAGGCAAAGCCTTGGCTGGtgtgggggaaaatggggagacAGGGACGGGGGAGGGCACAGGGCCATCGGCCACGCTCTGTTACCTGCTTGGAAGAGAAACCTCAGCCAGGGAGCCAAGGGACACCCCATGCCTGAGGCGAATGAAGGCAGTGAAGGGCTTTTCCAGGAATTCAACTTCCCCGACAGCAACGTGGGCTGCTTCAGCCCCCAGTGGGACcttcttcttaaatctgtttCTCAGCTGAAAGGAAAGGGATGCAGCAGCTGGGTACTCAGGATGCCGTGGCTGGGCATTCAGGGTGCAgtagctgctcccagcccagctccatgCTGCCATACCTGCTCCTTAAGAGGTATTTTGGAGACCTGGGTTCTGGGCTCAGACCTGCCTTTGGCTTTCCCtgcaaagaaagagaggaagcaGCAAAATCCATGTACAGGCAAACGGCCAGTGTGGGTACTGCCCCGGGCTGGAGGCAGTGGGACGATGCCTGGGGGGACAGCCAGGCTTCCTACCTCGGCAGGGAGAGAGACCAAGCTCGgcaaggagctgcagcagggattttgtgggctggtgctgtggctggaggagcaggagggctgCCAGGCGCTCCCTCAgtgcaggctgcagctctgcgTCCTCGGGCTGCTCAGAAAGTGCTTTGTCTGcatcagggacagggacagctctgaGTGCCCCTGGTTCACTGCCCATTGGGGAGTTGCCCAGGGGAAAACCCCCTTAGCTGAGAGCCCCCCCAGGTACCAGCTGTCATTCATCAGTGCTGTTCTATAGGCACCTCCTGGTGGCCTGTCCCTCTCTGGTGACCAGCCCATCCCAGGAGATGACCTTTGCATTACTCACGTACCAATTATTTCCTTGAAACTGGTGGCATCCAGATCCAGGAGCATTGTCCCCTTCTGCAGGCATGTCCTCagctggaacaggctgtgcaggggcagagctgggacatgGGGTGAGCTCCAGCGCTCCCCACCATCCTCCACCTTCTCCTCAAACTTGATCCACCTGCCCAGGGAGATGTGGGGGGTCAGTGGCAGGGTAggccctgtgccctgtgccaggcagtggGAGCTAGAGCCTGGGTCCATCTTTGAGCTTAGCatggggctggcactggcagggaGGGGTTTGGGTGGCTCAGAGGGGCCTGCAGCTGGTTCGTGGTGTAGGGCCAGCTGGGCAGACAAAGTGGTCatgccccattcctgcagaCCCACACCTCTCTAAGGTCTGATCAGGGGAATTCCAGACGTAATGAGGTGACAGGATGGTTCaggtttgaagggaccttaaagatcaccttaTTCCAAGCCCTCCACCATGGGcggggcaccttccactatcccagtttgctccaagccccttccagcctggccagggatggggcagccacagcttctttgggcaatCTGTGCCTCGCCGccctcacaaggaagaatttcttctcaataTCCTATCTGATACTGatctctggcagtgggaagccattcctgcttgtcctgtcactccagtcTCTTGTCCcaggtccctctccagctctcttgcagcccctttaggcactggaagaggctctaaggtctcccctgagccttgtcttctccaggctaaacaacaCCCCACCTCTCTCATCCTGTCTCCATAGCACAGCTGTCCCAACAGAGCTGTTCCAGCCTTTGAATCATTTCCATGGTTTCCTTTGGATGTGCTTCAACAGGAGCTGCATGTGGTGCCCCAGGGCAGTCCCACACAAAgcagaagagagggagaagccCCTCCTCACGCCACTGCCCgtggtgcagcccaggacacactCGCCTTTCTGGGCTGCCGGTGCACAGTGCCGGCTGATGTCCCATCtgtcacccaccagcacccccggtcattttctgcagggctgctcccagcccatccattcccccagctgtgctggggctgggggtggcccTGCCATTAGCAACGCTTGCTGGAGTCAGAACAGAAGTGTCTTGAGCTGTTTTCACGCTCGGGCCATGCCAAATATTTTAACGCCGGGCACGGACAGAGCTTCCCTTTGTCCCCGTGGGTGGGCGCGCAGCCGCGGGGCGCTGGTCGTGCTGCACGGGCAGAGCGTGCCCCGGCACTGCAGGCTCCTGCGAGGGGCAGCCGTGCGGGCACAACGGGGCTGGCTGCCGGGGAGAGCCGCAGCACGGCGGCTTTGGTCCCACAGACACTCCGACCCCGGGTGAAGACCCACTGCTGCCCCCAGACTCCTGTGGCCGATGTCCCCGTGCCCCTGCCGGGAGGTGGAGGAGTGCCAGGGGGCACGGGGACATCCCAGCGCCGGTGCAGCCGCTGGAGCCTCGGAGAGGcaccagagaggagcaggaggaaggggctgtgcctggcctGCCTGACATCCTGCCCCCTCCCATGAAATCAAGTCAGCCCCGCTGGGCACTGGcggggcagagccctgccttggggctgagcctggggaaCGGCCAGCCTCGGGACATGCCCTGGGCTCCCAAAGCGTGGCCCAGCAGCCTGGCTCTCGCAGGTGTGCCTACCTGGCCGTCTCCCTCCACTCCAGCCCCGCCGGGGTGCTGAGGAGCTGGTTGAGCTGGATGAAGAGCAGCGGGCAGGTGACGtcccccctctcctcccactGCAGGGCGGCACCAGCTCGCCGGGCCGCTGTGGCCGTGCTGGAGGGAAAGATGCTGCAGCCGAAAGCCTGGGAGGGAGCTCCAGGGTTGCTGCTCTCTAGTCTGGGCTGTGAGCAGTTATCTGCTGCCCGGAGAGCCGTGCCACCCGCCCCGGGCATGTGGGTTCGCATGGCCACTGGCACCGGCAGCCACAGGTGTGGGCTCCCCTCCAGCACTCACAGGATCCCACTCATCCCACACCTTATAACAGCTGTGAACTGGTTTAAACTGGCCACAAACCAATACACAGGAGCCAAGCCCAAAACAAGCATCCCAAAACAGCAGGGTCAGCCCCACTGGTCCCAGTATGGTTGTGTCCTGCCACGTCCAGCTGCCCACCTGGGCCAGGGACCAGGGGACCCACCTGTCTCCTACAAGTGACCTGGGTGGACAGGGATCTTCGtgtgttcccagccctgtcTGCAGCCTGCAAGGCGTTGGTGAGGGTGTAGCAGGGCCAGCCCTGGAGAGCTGGTGGCGGTATCTGCGCCTGTGCAATGATGCTGTGCCCGTGGCAGGAGGGGTGACACAGCCCATGGCAGCTCCTTCTGGGAAAAGAGGATATGGGGACATGCTCTGGGGATGGATGTGGCACCGCTGAGCAAATCCACAGTGGGGAAATAAGGGGTTGCCAGTGGCAGGGCTGACGGaaagggctgggagggctttggGGCCGTGCCGGTGTTCAGAAGGCTTCTGTGTGAGCTGCAGCCGGTGAGCGGATGGAGGGGGAAGGACGTGGGCACAGCCGCAgcaccctgcagggacagggacagggacagggacacggcagGGCCTGCACAGCgctgccagcagagagcagccacGGTGCTCGCTGTGCCCATGCCGTGCCCGCTGCCACCACGCTTGGCCCCTCGGCCCCCTGCAGACAAACCGCGGGGCTGTGTGCACTGCAAACACGGCGGCGAGACCGCAAACACCCGCGGCTCCAGCACGGGCCGGCTGTGCTGGAGCCCGCTGGACTCGACAGGATCCAGcgccaggagcagctggagcagggccaggcacCACCACGGCAGAGTCACGTCTTGGGGAAAGGCGGCTGGGTGCGTGGGTTTTTGAGGTCCTGGTACCTGCCTCGCAGGAACTGAGGCCAAGGATCTGGCCCAGGGTGTCCAGGTTGTTTGCTCTGTAATACCAGCGGGTACCATGGTATGTGGACGTGTGCCCTTAGCTGGGGTGGGGACCATGGGGAGATCCTTGGCAGAAGGACCTATTGATAAGGAGCATCAGAGATGCCCTGAGGCACCCAAATCTTCCTGAGGTTCACCTCCCCCTCCTGTGGGGGCTGCTTCAGCAGCATGAGATGGGGCATGACTGGAAGCAGGCACGGACAGGGAGgctgtgaggggctgcaggaggtgggAAGGGGTCATGGGAGGCtgtgggaggcagaggggaagaggcagcaggaggcagaggcaggaagcagaggcaggcaggatcAGCAGCCTGCACACAACCCCCCCACCCTTGCCTGCTGCCAGtcctctgtgccagctgcctcCCTGGCAGCTGACGTGAGCTGGTACCTCCCTCTCCAGaggtgccagggcagctggcaAATGCTGCCCGCATACACTGCCCGCACACGCCCAGCCCGGCCTTGTGGACGTGGTGGGGGACTGGCAGGGGCAAAAAATTCCATCCCAACATGGGGACCTCCCCAGGAGCCAGTGTGCAGAACTGCCCAGGGACACAGCCCCTCACCCGTGCCACCAAAGGCTTTGGGCTCTTGATGGCCGGAGGAGGCGGAAGGAAAAACATCCAGCAA
This is a stretch of genomic DNA from Vidua chalybeata isolate OUT-0048 chromosome 15, bVidCha1 merged haplotype, whole genome shotgun sequence. It encodes these proteins:
- the LOC128795844 gene encoding electrogenic sodium bicarbonate cotransporter 4-like, with the protein product MRTHMPGAGGTALRAADNCSQPRLESSNPGAPSQAFGCSIFPSSTATAARRAGAALQWEERGDVTCPLLFIQLNQLLSTPAGLEWRETARWIKFEEKVEDGGERWSSPHVPALPLHSLFQLRTCLQKGTMLLDLDATSFKEIIDKALSEQPEDAELQPALRERLAALLLLQPQHQPTKSLLQLLAELGLSPCRGRKPGCPPRHRPTASSPGQYPHWPFACTWILLLPLFLCRESQRQV
- the LOC128795928 gene encoding electrogenic sodium bicarbonate cotransporter 1-like, whose amino-acid sequence is MAAWSWAGSSYCTLNAQPRHPEYPAAASLSFQLRNRFKKKVPLGAEAAHVAVGEVEFLEKPFTAFIRLRHGVSLGSLAEVSLPSRFLFILLGPPRVKAYHEVGRAMATLLTDELFQRVARQAEHREDLVAGIEAFLDELVVLPPGKWDPSARIPPPSHLPSPRRRWAGGRAPQPLPAPLQGPAGIPLFVTLELPSPWG